Genomic DNA from Patescibacteria group bacterium:
TGGAGTAAAATCCGTGGAGGTTCAAATCCTCTCTCGCCCACCATTAGTCTTTGTGTTTGTATAACAAACTACAAAGGCTTATGCCCTTCGTAGCTCCGATAGGAGCGAAGAACGGGCAAGTTCTTCCTCTTGCACATTCGGGTTAGATATGGAATGATAGTGTAATTATGGAAACAGCAGGACTTACAAAAATATCCTTATTTCAAGGTAGGGAGGTTAGAAAAAAGCTTTATCAAAAAGAGTGGTGGTTTGTAATTAACGATGTTATTAGTGTACTGACCAATTCTTCTGACCCAGCACAATATTTTAAGAGAATGAGAGAGCGAGACGAGGAGTTATCAAAACTCATCAATCAAGGAGGGGTACAATTTGTACCACCCCTTATGTTGGAAGTAGAAACATTGGGTGGGAAGCAAAAAATGTATTGTTGGAATACCGAAGGTGTATTAAGACTTGTCCAATCTATCCCCTCCCCCAAAGCCGAACCATTTAAACGCTGGTTGGCTAAAGTCGGCTACGAAAGAATTCAAGAAATAGAAGATCCAGAACTAGCAACTAAACGAACCCGAATGCTTTACAAACTTAAAGGTTATCCAGATAGTTGG
This window encodes:
- a CDS encoding Bro-N domain-containing protein → METAGLTKISLFQGREVRKKLYQKEWWFVINDVISVLTNSSDPAQYFKRMRERDEELSKLINQGGVQFVPPLMLEVETLGGKQKMYCWNTEGVLRLVQSIPSPKAEPFKRWLAKVGYERIQEIEDPELATKRTRMLYKLKGYPDSWIEKRMRGITIREELTDEWKKRGAKEGKDYQILTSEISKATFGVTPSEYKNLKGLKRENLRDHMDDFELIFNMLGERSTTEIHRNENSKGVKKLKEDAKVGGSIAGNARKELEKKLGHSVVSKKNFLIKSTDNKLLT